One Nocardioides oleivorans DNA segment encodes these proteins:
- a CDS encoding glutamyl-tRNA reductase, with product MSVLVVGISHKSAPVGLLEKLALDPDGAIKLVGDVVAGEHVTEATAIVTCNRLEVYAEVDRFHGSVEDVSGLLVARAEQPTEAMLRHLYVHYDEGAVSHLFQVAAGLDSMVVGEGQILGQTRDALRIGQEHGTVGPALNTLFQQALRVGKRAHAETDIDRAAPSLVSTALERSATPVAGARAVVIGAGAMASLAVAHLSRGGAASISVLNRTAARAERLAHEYGATSLPLERLVDELATADIVVSCTGAPEPLVRLADVVTARGGSDRPVTVIDLALPHDVDPKLAELPGVELINLTGLADALRGLEATAGVDDVRTIVGQEIAAFLAVRRQASVTPTVVALRSMATAVVDAEMERLAARMPDLDEATRAEVLHTVRRVADKLLHEPTVRVKELADAEPAVSYTAALAELFRLDPQAVDRVTRAEGKS from the coding sequence ATGAGCGTCCTGGTCGTGGGGATCTCCCACAAGTCCGCACCCGTCGGGCTCCTCGAGAAGCTCGCACTCGACCCCGACGGCGCGATCAAGCTGGTCGGTGACGTCGTCGCCGGCGAGCACGTGACCGAGGCGACCGCGATCGTGACCTGCAACCGCCTCGAGGTCTACGCCGAGGTCGACCGCTTCCACGGCAGCGTCGAGGACGTCTCCGGCCTCCTCGTCGCGCGCGCCGAGCAGCCGACCGAGGCGATGCTGCGCCACCTCTACGTGCACTACGACGAGGGCGCGGTCTCGCACCTCTTCCAGGTGGCCGCCGGCCTCGACTCGATGGTCGTCGGCGAGGGCCAGATCCTCGGCCAGACCCGCGACGCGCTGCGGATCGGCCAGGAGCACGGCACCGTCGGCCCGGCCCTCAACACCCTGTTCCAGCAGGCGCTCCGCGTCGGCAAGCGCGCCCACGCCGAGACCGACATCGACCGCGCCGCTCCCTCGCTGGTGAGCACCGCGCTCGAGCGCAGCGCCACGCCCGTCGCCGGTGCGCGCGCCGTCGTCATCGGTGCCGGGGCGATGGCCTCGCTCGCCGTCGCCCACCTCTCGCGCGGTGGCGCCGCCAGCATCTCCGTCCTCAACCGCACCGCGGCCCGCGCCGAGCGCCTCGCCCACGAGTACGGTGCCACGTCGCTGCCGCTGGAGCGCCTCGTCGACGAGCTCGCCACCGCCGACATCGTCGTGTCGTGCACGGGCGCGCCCGAGCCCCTGGTCCGGCTGGCCGACGTGGTCACCGCCCGCGGCGGCAGCGACCGTCCGGTGACGGTCATCGACCTCGCCCTGCCGCACGACGTCGACCCCAAGCTCGCCGAGCTGCCCGGCGTCGAGCTGATCAACCTCACCGGCCTCGCCGATGCGCTACGCGGCCTCGAGGCGACCGCCGGCGTCGACGACGTACGCACCATCGTCGGCCAGGAGATCGCCGCCTTCCTGGCCGTACGACGCCAGGCGAGCGTCACCCCGACCGTCGTCGCGCTGCGCTCGATGGCCACCGCCGTGGTCGACGCCGAGATGGAGCGGCTCGCCGCCCGCATGCCCGACCTGGACGAGGCCACCCGCGCCGAGGTGCTGCACACCGTGCGCCGCGTGGCCGACAAGCTGCTCCACGAGCCGACCGTCCGGGTCAAGGAGCTCGCCGACGCCGAGCCGGCCGTCTCCTACACCGCAGCGCTCGCCGAGCTGTTCCGCCTCGACCCGCAGGCCGTGGACCGCGTGACCCGGGCGGAGGGCAAGTCGTGA
- a CDS encoding redox-sensing transcriptional repressor Rex: MTARTPDSARDIPEATVARLPVYLRALTGLAEGGTTTCSSEELAASAGVNSAKLRKDLSYLGSYGTRGVGYDVEYLRYQIAREIGVTQDWPVVIVGIGNLGHALANYSGFRSRGFRVVALLDADPDRHTDVVAGLEVRSFEDLETIVAEHDVSIGVIATPAVAAQSVADRMVASGITSILNFAPTVLSAPEGVDVRKVDLSIELQILAYHEQRKAGAIETEVLS; encoded by the coding sequence GTGACCGCACGGACCCCCGACTCTGCACGGGACATTCCCGAAGCAACTGTCGCCAGGCTTCCCGTGTACCTGCGTGCCCTGACCGGCCTCGCCGAGGGCGGCACGACCACCTGCTCCAGCGAGGAGCTCGCCGCGTCGGCGGGGGTCAACAGCGCCAAGCTGCGCAAGGACCTGTCCTACCTCGGCAGCTACGGCACCCGCGGTGTCGGCTACGACGTGGAGTACCTCCGCTACCAGATCGCCCGCGAGATCGGCGTGACCCAGGACTGGCCCGTGGTCATCGTCGGCATCGGCAACCTCGGGCACGCGCTCGCGAACTACTCCGGGTTCCGCAGCCGCGGCTTCCGGGTGGTCGCGCTGCTCGACGCCGACCCCGATCGCCACACCGACGTCGTCGCCGGCCTCGAGGTCCGCAGCTTCGAGGACCTCGAGACGATCGTCGCCGAGCACGACGTCTCCATCGGCGTGATCGCCACCCCGGCTGTCGCCGCCCAGTCGGTCGCCGACCGGATGGTCGCCTCCGGCATCACCAGCATCCTCAACTTCGCGCCGACCGTCCTGTCGGCGCCCGAGGGGGTCGACGTACGCAAGGTCGACCTGTCGATCGAGCTGCAGATCCTGGCGTACCACGAGCAGCGCAAGGCGGGGGCCATCGAGACGGAGGTCCTGTCATGA
- a CDS encoding HNH endonuclease signature motif containing protein — MSEALSMAREAGVDDLPATALLALARSRKAAEDQAAADLLEVAARWADLHPPESIHLAAAFTIPGSEHEEPIAGDGCPLVAEFCVAELGAVLGISSVAAKKLIGHALELRHRLPRLWAQVQSSVVPAWRARLVAETTIHAVPSLTREAAGWVDDQVAAVAGRVGTAQLDRLVAETIKRFDLAQPDPAADPEDGYLHVDPRHVTVHDQDVHYAGTLHIEAELDLADGLDLDHALAHDAAAQKALGSTETLDVRRAKALGNLARTQTALDLIHTQGATSQENADGLPAARELVLHAHLDGTLTNAGTVFGPTGRTENRHKLLLLDQIRSWCRDSRTKVTIKPVIDLNANLTAPGYDIPDRIREQVILRDRTCVFPHCTRPARGCDIDHVTAYDHHAEADGRPQPGPTRSDNLAPLCRSHHRLKTHTSWRYATVAPGVFEWTSPHGHHFRRDRSGTGPIQPAEPERP, encoded by the coding sequence ATGAGCGAAGCACTTTCGATGGCACGGGAGGCGGGGGTTGATGACCTCCCCGCCACGGCCCTGCTCGCGCTCGCTCGATCCCGCAAAGCAGCCGAGGACCAGGCTGCCGCGGACCTCCTGGAGGTCGCCGCCCGGTGGGCCGACCTCCACCCACCCGAGTCGATCCACCTCGCCGCGGCGTTCACGATTCCGGGCTCTGAGCACGAGGAGCCCATCGCGGGCGACGGCTGCCCCCTCGTGGCGGAGTTCTGCGTCGCCGAGCTCGGAGCCGTGCTCGGGATCTCGTCTGTTGCGGCCAAGAAGCTCATCGGTCACGCCCTCGAGCTCCGCCACCGCCTCCCCCGCCTCTGGGCGCAGGTGCAGTCCAGTGTCGTTCCGGCCTGGCGTGCCCGCCTCGTGGCCGAGACCACCATCCACGCGGTGCCCTCACTGACACGTGAAGCGGCTGGATGGGTCGACGACCAAGTCGCCGCCGTCGCAGGACGCGTCGGGACCGCACAGCTCGACCGCCTCGTCGCGGAGACCATCAAACGGTTCGACCTCGCCCAGCCGGATCCGGCCGCTGATCCGGAGGACGGCTACCTGCACGTCGACCCCCGACACGTGACCGTCCACGACCAGGACGTCCACTACGCCGGCACCCTCCACATCGAAGCCGAGCTCGACCTCGCCGACGGCCTCGACCTGGACCACGCCCTGGCCCACGACGCCGCCGCCCAGAAGGCCCTCGGGTCCACCGAGACCCTCGACGTCCGACGCGCCAAGGCCCTCGGCAACCTCGCCCGCACCCAGACCGCCCTCGACCTGATCCACACCCAAGGCGCCACCTCGCAGGAAAATGCCGACGGGCTGCCCGCCGCACGGGAGCTCGTGCTCCACGCCCACCTCGACGGCACCCTCACGAATGCGGGGACGGTGTTCGGTCCGACCGGACGGACGGAGAACCGGCACAAGCTCCTCCTCCTCGACCAGATCCGGTCCTGGTGCCGCGACTCCCGGACCAAGGTCACCATCAAGCCCGTCATCGACCTCAACGCGAACCTCACCGCACCCGGCTACGACATCCCCGACCGCATCCGCGAACAAGTCATCCTCCGCGACCGCACCTGCGTGTTCCCCCACTGCACCCGACCAGCCCGCGGCTGCGACATCGACCACGTCACCGCCTACGACCATCACGCCGAAGCAGACGGCAGACCACAGCCCGGGCCCACACGGTCCGACAACCTCGCACCCCTGTGCCGCTCCCACCACCGGCTCAAGACCCACACCAGCTGGCGCTACGCCACGGTCGCGCCCGGTGTCTTCGAGTGGACCAGCCCCCACGGCCACCACTTCCGCCGCGACAGGTCGGGCACCGGACCGATTCAGCCAGCTGAGCCCGAGCGACCATGA
- a CDS encoding NUDIX domain-containing protein: MVEVVVGALVRDGRVLLVHRRPDKHAFPDTWDLPGGVVEAGESELDALVRELDEELGVSIDASTVSALCGVDLGTASLSAWLVPDWVGEPHNVAPEEHDDLAWFGLEDLPPLAHGRVRAAVAEAMREGR; this comes from the coding sequence ATGGTGGAGGTCGTCGTCGGGGCGCTGGTGAGGGACGGTCGGGTCCTGCTGGTGCACCGGCGGCCCGACAAGCACGCGTTCCCCGACACCTGGGACCTCCCGGGTGGCGTCGTGGAGGCGGGGGAGTCCGAGCTGGATGCGCTCGTCCGCGAGCTCGACGAGGAGCTCGGGGTGTCGATCGATGCGTCGACGGTCTCGGCTCTGTGCGGGGTCGATCTCGGGACCGCGAGCCTCAGCGCCTGGCTCGTGCCCGATTGGGTGGGTGAGCCGCACAACGTCGCTCCCGAGGAGCACGACGACCTCGCCTGGTTCGGGCTGGAGGACCTGCCCCCGCTCGCGCATGGGCGCGTACGTGCCGCGGTGGCCGAGGCGATGCGTGAAGGTCGCTGA
- a CDS encoding MsnO8 family LLM class oxidoreductase, whose amino-acid sequence MLSLLDRSRTRVDSTDPAALEATIARAVHAEQVGYDRFWVAEHHAVPGIASGVPAVLLAAIGARTSRIRLGSGGVMLPLHQPLVVAEQFLVLEALHPGRVDLGLGRSLGFTPPVRRALRRDHEDGDTFEDDLVELRAYLDGTSDVTAHPATGRTVPMHVLATGRGLEVAARRGLPVVVGGPILSSPDLAPALEGYRRAFVPHLESSPRVTVSLDVLVADDDATARELALPEAWAMAVSRQTGEFPPLEPIKAIRAASWPDQVRRRVEESLSRAVAGSPSSVRRQLEELADRTGADELLASTSTYDLDALLASDRMLRSLL is encoded by the coding sequence ATGCTCTCCCTGCTGGACCGGTCGCGGACGCGCGTCGACTCCACCGACCCCGCAGCCCTGGAGGCGACGATCGCGCGGGCGGTGCACGCCGAGCAGGTCGGCTACGACCGCTTCTGGGTCGCCGAGCACCATGCGGTGCCCGGGATCGCGTCGGGTGTCCCGGCCGTGCTGCTCGCCGCCATCGGTGCGCGCACGTCACGGATCCGCCTGGGGTCGGGTGGCGTGATGCTGCCGCTCCACCAGCCGCTCGTCGTGGCCGAGCAGTTCCTCGTGCTCGAGGCGCTCCACCCCGGCCGCGTCGACCTCGGCCTGGGCCGCTCGCTGGGCTTCACCCCGCCGGTCCGTCGCGCGCTGCGGCGCGACCACGAGGACGGCGACACGTTCGAGGACGACCTGGTGGAGCTGCGCGCCTACCTCGACGGGACCTCGGACGTGACCGCTCACCCCGCGACCGGTCGTACCGTCCCGATGCACGTGCTCGCCACCGGTCGCGGGCTCGAGGTCGCCGCCCGGCGCGGCCTGCCCGTCGTGGTCGGCGGCCCGATCCTGTCGTCGCCCGACCTGGCGCCTGCGCTCGAGGGCTACCGCCGGGCGTTCGTCCCGCACCTCGAGAGCTCGCCCCGGGTGACGGTGTCGCTCGACGTGCTCGTCGCCGACGACGACGCGACCGCGCGCGAGCTCGCGCTCCCGGAGGCGTGGGCGATGGCCGTCTCGCGGCAGACCGGGGAGTTCCCGCCGCTGGAGCCGATCAAGGCGATCCGCGCGGCGTCGTGGCCCGACCAGGTGCGCCGCCGGGTCGAGGAGTCGCTCTCGCGTGCCGTGGCCGGCAGCCCCTCCTCCGTACGGCGCCAGCTCGAGGAGCTCGCCGACCGGACCGGGGCGGACGAGCTGCTCGCGAGCACGTCGACGTACGACCTCGACGCCCTGCTCGCCTCGGACCGGATGCTGCGCTCGCTGCTCTGA
- a CDS encoding glutaredoxin family protein, translating to MTARVTLYSRPGCHLCDDARAVIARVCADVGETFEEVDIESDDGLEDRFGEEVPVTFVDGKQHDYWRVDETRLRKALGA from the coding sequence GTGACGGCCCGCGTCACGCTCTACTCCCGCCCGGGCTGCCACCTCTGCGACGACGCCCGCGCGGTGATCGCGCGCGTGTGCGCCGACGTCGGCGAGACCTTCGAGGAGGTCGACATCGAGTCCGACGACGGGCTCGAGGACCGGTTCGGCGAGGAGGTCCCGGTGACCTTCGTCGACGGCAAGCAGCACGACTACTGGCGCGTGGACGAGACGCGGCTGCGGAAGGCTCTGGGCGCCTGA
- a CDS encoding class I adenylate-forming enzyme family protein gives MPRNDISAFVAEAAADVPDRQALVESGGRTLTWTALEDEVGRIATGLGLLGIRAGQRVMIVVGNRIEFVASYLGVLRAQVVAVPVNPRSTADEFARMLVDSGTRLVIADETSLEVVRAALASLDVDARPRLVVTGADPAEGEVAYAGLRADVVRPVPPLPDPEKLAALLYTSGTSGRPRAAMLSHRALLANIEQVAAVEPPMMHGDDVVLGVLPLFHVYGLNAVLGGVLRHRARLLLVEQYDPQAVLDLIDDEACSVVPIAPVVFGHWLPDEHLKERLGPVRLVLSGSAPLEPEVIERFTAITDIPVHQGYGLTEASPVVTSTLCSRDNRPGSVGAALPGIELRLVDETWGQVEGEDPGQIQVRGANLFSGYWPDGADGPDDEGWYATGDVGFLDASGDLYLVDRVKELIIVSGFNVYPSEVEDVVREVDGVADAAVIGVPDAETGEAVVAYVVASHFREHLEEAVRAHAVVRLARFKQPTRIELVDELPFTATGKVQKGRLRGYERRRALGLLE, from the coding sequence ATGCCGCGCAACGACATCTCCGCGTTCGTGGCCGAAGCGGCCGCCGACGTCCCCGACCGACAGGCCCTCGTGGAGAGCGGCGGACGCACGCTGACGTGGACGGCGCTCGAGGACGAGGTGGGCCGGATCGCCACCGGACTCGGCCTCCTGGGCATCCGCGCCGGGCAGCGCGTGATGATCGTGGTGGGCAACCGGATCGAGTTCGTCGCGAGCTACCTCGGCGTGCTGCGCGCGCAGGTCGTCGCCGTGCCGGTCAACCCCCGCTCGACCGCCGACGAGTTCGCCCGGATGCTCGTCGACTCCGGCACGCGACTCGTCATCGCCGACGAGACGTCGCTCGAGGTCGTGCGCGCAGCACTGGCCTCCCTCGACGTCGACGCGCGCCCGCGGCTGGTCGTCACCGGGGCCGATCCCGCAGAGGGTGAGGTGGCGTACGCCGGCCTCCGCGCGGACGTCGTACGGCCCGTGCCGCCGTTGCCTGACCCCGAGAAGCTGGCCGCCCTCCTCTACACCAGCGGCACCTCCGGCCGCCCGCGCGCGGCGATGCTCAGCCACCGCGCGCTGCTCGCCAACATCGAGCAGGTCGCCGCCGTCGAGCCGCCGATGATGCACGGCGACGACGTCGTGCTCGGCGTGCTGCCGCTCTTCCACGTCTACGGCCTCAACGCGGTCCTCGGCGGGGTGCTGCGCCACCGTGCGCGACTGCTGCTGGTGGAGCAGTACGACCCGCAGGCCGTGCTCGACCTGATCGACGACGAGGCGTGCAGCGTCGTGCCCATCGCGCCGGTGGTCTTCGGCCACTGGCTGCCCGACGAGCACCTCAAGGAGCGGCTCGGCCCGGTGCGCCTCGTGCTGTCGGGCTCGGCGCCGCTGGAGCCGGAGGTGATCGAGCGGTTCACCGCGATCACCGACATCCCCGTGCACCAGGGCTACGGCCTGACCGAGGCGTCGCCGGTCGTCACCAGCACCCTGTGCAGCCGCGACAACCGGCCCGGGTCGGTCGGCGCGGCGCTGCCCGGCATCGAGCTGCGGCTCGTCGACGAGACCTGGGGCCAGGTCGAGGGGGAGGACCCCGGGCAGATCCAGGTGCGCGGCGCGAACCTCTTCAGCGGCTACTGGCCCGACGGTGCGGACGGCCCCGACGACGAGGGCTGGTACGCCACCGGCGACGTCGGCTTCCTCGACGCCAGCGGCGACCTCTACCTCGTCGACCGGGTCAAGGAGCTGATCATCGTCAGCGGCTTCAACGTCTACCCCTCCGAGGTGGAGGACGTCGTCCGCGAGGTCGACGGGGTCGCCGACGCGGCCGTGATCGGCGTACCCGACGCGGAGACCGGCGAGGCCGTGGTGGCGTACGTCGTCGCGTCCCACTTCCGCGAGCACCTCGAGGAGGCCGTGCGCGCCCACGCGGTCGTCCGGCTGGCGCGCTTCAAGCAGCCCACCCGCATCGAGCTCGTCGACGAGCTGCCGTTCACCGCGACGGGCAAGGTGCAGAAGGGCCGGCTCCGCGGCTACGAGCGGCGTCGTGCGCTGGGGCTGCTGGAGTGA
- a CDS encoding HAD family hydrolase, with protein sequence MGRYFHSYCGRVTPSERPRRLNLQQRSALAGEAAAASAEVENELRTPSDPTAAAFFDVDNTLMQGASIFHFARGLHRRKFFTTREIAEAAWKQAYFRIVGVEDPEHVADARNSALSFIAGHTTTELEQLGEEIFDESMAHRVWPGTRALAQLHLDEGQRVWLVTAAPIEIAAIIARRLGLTGAMGTVAEHVDGVYTGQLVGDLLHGPAKAEAVKALAAREGLDLARCSAYSDSANDLPMLSMVGDPCAINPDARLRAHARANGWRVRDYRTGRKAARAGLVAAAVAGAVSGAVAAGTTVRARGRRP encoded by the coding sequence ATGGGCAGATACTTCCACAGCTACTGTGGGCGCGTGACCCCGTCGGAGCGGCCCAGGCGCCTCAACCTGCAGCAGCGCTCGGCCCTCGCCGGCGAGGCCGCGGCGGCCTCCGCGGAGGTCGAGAACGAGCTCCGCACGCCGAGCGACCCGACTGCCGCTGCGTTCTTCGACGTGGACAACACGCTCATGCAGGGCGCGAGCATCTTCCACTTCGCGCGCGGGCTGCACCGGCGGAAGTTCTTCACCACTCGCGAGATCGCAGAGGCGGCCTGGAAGCAGGCCTACTTCCGGATCGTGGGCGTCGAGGACCCCGAGCACGTCGCCGACGCCCGCAACTCAGCGCTCTCCTTCATCGCCGGGCACACCACCACCGAGCTCGAGCAGCTCGGCGAGGAGATCTTCGACGAGTCCATGGCCCACCGGGTCTGGCCCGGCACTCGCGCACTGGCCCAGCTGCACCTCGACGAGGGACAGCGCGTCTGGCTCGTCACCGCCGCGCCCATCGAGATCGCCGCGATCATCGCGCGCCGGCTCGGGCTCACCGGGGCGATGGGCACCGTCGCCGAGCACGTCGACGGCGTCTACACCGGGCAGCTCGTGGGCGACCTCCTCCACGGCCCGGCCAAGGCCGAGGCGGTCAAGGCGCTCGCCGCCCGCGAGGGCCTCGACCTCGCCCGCTGCTCGGCGTACTCCGACTCGGCCAACGACCTGCCGATGCTCTCCATGGTCGGCGACCCGTGCGCGATCAATCCCGACGCGAGGCTGCGGGCCCACGCGCGGGCCAACGGCTGGCGCGTGCGCGACTACCGCACCGGTCGCAAGGCCGCGCGTGCCGGGCTGGTCGCCGCCGCCGTCGCCGGGGCCGTTTCGGGCGCCGTCGCCGCGGGTACGACCGTGAGGGCACGCGGCAGGCGGCCCTGA
- a CDS encoding sigma-70 family RNA polymerase sigma factor produces the protein MPQPRPEHTLGEGLEALRRAVLAALAPQPATLVAAQGRFLMSEATTVGAAGTGPGPFGDEDHAASSEVDEAERERLIALVELARTGDKEAFGLLYDHYQPSVYRFLYYRTRSQSLAEDLTADTFFRALRSMNNFRWQGKDFGAWLMTIARNLTTDHFKAGRTRLEMTTEDMTPHDDATDGPEDAVIADLTNEVLLEALTQLPTEQRECLIMRFLQGLSISETARALGRSDGAVKQLQLRGVRNLAKLMPEGMRD, from the coding sequence ATGCCACAGCCGCGACCCGAGCACACGCTCGGTGAGGGACTCGAGGCGCTTCGGCGCGCGGTCCTGGCTGCCCTCGCACCCCAGCCGGCGACCCTGGTCGCCGCCCAGGGCCGGTTCCTCATGTCCGAGGCCACGACCGTCGGCGCGGCCGGCACCGGACCGGGGCCGTTCGGCGACGAGGACCACGCCGCGTCCTCGGAGGTCGACGAGGCCGAGCGCGAGCGCCTGATCGCGCTCGTCGAGCTGGCCCGCACCGGGGACAAGGAGGCGTTCGGCCTCCTCTACGACCACTACCAGCCGTCGGTCTACCGCTTCCTCTACTACCGCACCCGCTCGCAGTCGCTGGCCGAGGACCTGACCGCCGACACGTTCTTCCGGGCGCTGCGGAGCATGAACAACTTCCGGTGGCAGGGCAAGGACTTCGGCGCGTGGCTGATGACCATCGCGCGCAACCTCACCACGGACCACTTCAAGGCCGGGCGCACCCGCCTCGAGATGACCACCGAGGACATGACGCCGCACGACGACGCCACCGACGGCCCGGAGGACGCGGTGATCGCCGACCTCACCAACGAGGTCCTGCTCGAGGCGCTCACCCAGCTGCCGACCGAGCAGCGCGAGTGCCTGATCATGCGCTTCCTTCAGGGCCTGTCGATCTCCGAGACCGCTCGCGCCCTCGGCCGCTCCGACGGCGCCGTCAAGCAGCTCCAGCTCCGCGGCGTGCGCAACCTGGCGAAGCTGATGCCCGAGGGGATGAGGGACTGA
- a CDS encoding DUF5667 domain-containing protein encodes MTPAFSARRRADEFEGLLSPDRDAPLTERDAARFAELLEVVADLRALPAAAPRAEFSASLRERLMAEADTVLVAQPEVPSRLAMPTGDRRRQRRAATLLGGVALVGATATMAVAAQSSLPGESLYQVKRGIESAQVRLAPDEAARGRLQLAQAETRLAELEELTSEGGNERLVPATLEAFTEQSGDGVRSVLASYSSGGSEQDVQAARDFTATSLDRLDSLQDQVPAEAEEQFLAAGRTLLDLDYEIGFACTACQAGIVSVPEILLSGASVPDLLQGLDVDDLTLEGAPISGQDVKGIKVPELLQTPGSIDPSTLPTTLPTGLPTQLPTTLPTTNPTQTPTQTPTPTSEPTRTDKPDPVGTVTETVTNTTGNLTNTVDGLTGGALGGLTGGLNNATGGLIGDVTGTVNGLTGGLLGNATGGLLP; translated from the coding sequence ATGACACCCGCCTTCTCGGCACGACGCCGGGCCGACGAGTTCGAGGGACTCCTCTCCCCAGACCGTGACGCGCCGCTGACCGAGCGCGACGCAGCTCGGTTCGCCGAGCTCCTCGAGGTCGTCGCCGACCTCCGTGCGCTCCCCGCGGCCGCGCCCAGGGCGGAGTTCAGCGCCTCCCTCCGCGAGCGCCTGATGGCCGAGGCCGACACCGTCCTGGTGGCGCAGCCCGAGGTCCCGTCGCGACTCGCGATGCCGACCGGCGACCGCAGGCGCCAGCGCAGGGCCGCCACCCTCCTCGGTGGCGTCGCGCTCGTCGGCGCCACCGCCACCATGGCGGTCGCCGCCCAGTCCTCGCTGCCCGGTGAGTCGCTCTACCAGGTCAAGCGCGGGATCGAGTCCGCCCAGGTCCGCCTGGCTCCCGACGAGGCGGCGCGCGGCCGCCTCCAGCTGGCCCAGGCCGAGACCCGGCTCGCCGAGCTCGAGGAGCTCACCTCCGAGGGCGGCAACGAGCGCCTCGTCCCGGCCACGCTCGAGGCCTTCACCGAGCAGTCCGGCGACGGCGTGCGCAGCGTGCTGGCGTCGTACTCCTCCGGCGGCTCCGAGCAGGACGTCCAGGCGGCACGCGACTTCACGGCCACCAGCCTCGACCGGCTCGACTCGCTCCAGGACCAGGTCCCGGCCGAGGCCGAGGAGCAGTTCCTGGCCGCTGGACGCACGCTCCTCGACCTCGACTACGAGATCGGCTTCGCCTGCACGGCATGCCAGGCAGGCATCGTCTCGGTGCCGGAGATCCTGCTGAGCGGCGCGTCCGTCCCGGACCTGCTCCAGGGCCTCGACGTCGACGACCTCACGCTCGAGGGCGCTCCGATCTCCGGCCAGGACGTCAAGGGCATCAAGGTCCCCGAGCTGCTCCAGACCCCGGGTTCGATCGACCCGAGCACCCTGCCGACGACGCTGCCGACGGGCCTGCCCACCCAGCTGCCGACGACCCTGCCGACCACCAACCCGACGCAGACGCCGACGCAGACGCCGACGCCGACGTCGGAGCCGACGCGCACCGACAAGCCCGACCCGGTCGGCACCGTGACGGAGACCGTCACCAACACCACCGGCAACCTGACCAACACCGTCGACGGGCTGACCGGTGGCGCGCTCGGCGGCCTGACCGGTGGGCTCAACAACGCGACCGGTGGCCTGATCGGTGACGTGACCGGCACCGTCAACGGTCTGACCGGCGGCCTGCTCGGCAACGCCACCGGCGGGCTCCTGCCCTGA
- a CDS encoding 1-acyl-sn-glycerol-3-phosphate acyltransferase, whose product MVEEARDGTAPDAVVIPIGTGGRPGRGSGSARPSSAARNLAPSARKASSAGKPGPRKPPAPRRAPKQAPEAVGPIPAPAPRVERISERTSTPAGGIPVGDWLAAVQGAAHEVFGADWERRLAELMAFTRRRLEGDYEVDDYGFDRELTERFFMAALRPVAEKWFRLEVRGLDNIPAEGGALVVSNHSGTVPLDGLMTMLTVHDHTGRFLRPLGADLVFKMPLISSLARKGGATLACVEDAERMLAGGNLVGVWPEGFKGIGKPFSERYKLQRFGRGGFVSAALRTGVPIIPLSVVGAEEIYPLVGNVPSLARLLGVPYIPITPFFPWLGPLGMVPLPSKWILEFGEPIRTDAYDAAEAEDPMLVFNVTDQVRETIQHTLFDLLRDRDGVFG is encoded by the coding sequence GTGGTTGAGGAGGCTCGCGACGGCACCGCGCCCGACGCCGTCGTCATCCCGATCGGCACGGGAGGCCGCCCGGGCCGCGGCTCCGGGAGCGCCCGCCCGTCGTCGGCCGCGCGCAACCTCGCACCGTCCGCCCGCAAGGCGTCGTCGGCCGGCAAGCCCGGTCCTCGCAAGCCCCCGGCGCCCCGGCGGGCCCCGAAGCAGGCGCCCGAGGCCGTCGGGCCGATCCCGGCCCCGGCCCCGCGCGTCGAGCGGATCTCCGAACGGACCTCGACCCCGGCCGGCGGGATCCCCGTCGGCGACTGGCTGGCGGCGGTCCAGGGCGCGGCGCACGAGGTCTTCGGTGCCGACTGGGAGCGTCGACTCGCCGAGCTGATGGCCTTCACGCGGCGCCGGCTCGAGGGCGACTACGAGGTCGACGACTACGGCTTCGACCGCGAGCTCACTGAGCGGTTCTTCATGGCCGCGCTCCGCCCGGTCGCGGAGAAGTGGTTCCGCCTCGAGGTGCGCGGCCTCGACAACATCCCCGCCGAGGGCGGGGCCCTGGTGGTGTCCAACCACTCCGGCACGGTGCCGCTCGACGGCCTGATGACCATGCTGACGGTGCACGACCACACCGGCCGCTTCCTGCGTCCGCTCGGCGCGGACCTCGTCTTCAAGATGCCCCTGATCAGCTCGCTCGCCCGCAAGGGCGGCGCCACGCTCGCCTGCGTCGAGGACGCCGAGCGGATGCTCGCCGGGGGCAACCTCGTCGGGGTGTGGCCCGAGGGCTTCAAGGGGATCGGCAAGCCGTTCAGCGAGCGCTACAAGCTGCAGCGCTTCGGCCGCGGTGGCTTCGTGTCCGCGGCGCTGCGCACCGGCGTACCCATCATCCCGCTCTCCGTGGTGGGCGCCGAGGAGATCTACCCGCTCGTCGGCAACGTGCCGTCGCTGGCGCGGCTGCTCGGGGTGCCCTACATCCCGATCACGCCGTTCTTCCCCTGGCTGGGCCCGCTCGGCATGGTGCCGCTCCCCTCGAAGTGGATCCTCGAGTTCGGCGAGCCGATCCGCACCGACGCCTACGACGCCGCGGAGGCGGAGGACCCGATGCTGGTCTTCAACGTCACCGACCAGGTGCGCGAGACGATCCAGCACACGCTGTTCGACCTGCTCCGCGACCGCGACGGGGTCTTCGGCTAG